One segment of Prinia subflava isolate CZ2003 ecotype Zambia chromosome 11, Cam_Psub_1.2, whole genome shotgun sequence DNA contains the following:
- the ZMAT3 gene encoding zinc finger matrin-type protein 3: MILLQQAGLLPHPEKPSSLPMSVATRPRASSPLSPPKSLGLGPSFHHTQEEELAKAVEQDPMLEELCKPLCCKLCNVTLNSAQQAQAHYQGKNHSKKLRNYYAANSCPAPARMSNSVEPAPPQVVSLPAQMGSSKPGGRVILATENDYCKLCDASFSSPAVAQAHYQGKNHAKRLRLAEAQNNSFSDASELGKRRARKEGNEYKMMQNRRNTYTVQNNTGPYFNPRSRQRIPRDLAMCVTPSGQFYCSMCNAGASEELEFRQHLESKQHKSKVSEQRYRSEMENLGYVQ; the protein is encoded by the exons ATGATTCTTCTACAGCAAGCAGGACTTCTTCCTCATCCTGAGAAGCCTTCATCCCTTCCTATGTCAGTGGCTACAAGGCCAAGAGCCAGCTCACCACTGTCCCCACCAAAGTCTCTCGGACTGGGGCCTTCCTTTCATCACACACAAGAAGAGGAACTTGCCAAGGCGGTGGAGCAGGACCCTATGCTGGAGGAACTATGTAAGCCCCTGTGCTGTAAGCTTTGCAATGTCACCCTGAATTCGGCCCAGCAAGCCCAGGCTCACTACCAG GGTAAAAACCACAGTAAGAAACTCCGGAATTACTATGCTGCCAACAGCTGTCCGGCACCTGCCAGGATGAGTAATTCTGTTGAGCCTGCCCCACCTCAGGTTgtctcccttccagctcag ATGGGATCCAGTAAACCAGGTGGCCGGGTGATCTTGGCTACAGAGAATGATTACTGCAAGCTTTGTGATGCCTCATTTAGCTCTCCGGCTGTGGCACAGGCTCACTACCAAGGGAAGAATCACGCCAAGCGGCTGCGTCTTGCAGAGGCACAGAATAACTCATTCTC GGATGCCTCGGAACTAGGCAAACGAAGGGCAAGGAAAGAAGGGAATGAATATAAGATGATGCAGAACAGAAGAAATACATATACGGTTCAGAACAACACAG GTCCCTACTTCAACCCGCGCTCGCGGCAGCGGATCCCCCGCGACCTGGCCATGTGCGTGACGCCCAGCGGGCAGTTCTACTGCTCCATGTGCAACGCGGGCGCCAGCGAGGAGCTGGAGTTCAGGCAGCACCTGGAGAGCAAGCAGCACAAGAGCAAAGTGTCCGAGCAGCGCTACAGGAGCGAGATGGAGAACCTGGGCTACGTCCAGTGA